A part of Solicola gregarius genomic DNA contains:
- the rplT gene encoding 50S ribosomal protein L20 has protein sequence MARVKRSVNAAKKRRVTLERASGYRGQRSRLYRKAKEQVTHSFVYSYRDRRARKGDFRRLWIQRINAASRAHGLTYNRFIQGLREAGVEVDRKNLAELAVNEPAAFEALVEVAKQHLPSDVNAKKDDAAA, from the coding sequence ATGGCACGCGTCAAGCGGTCAGTCAACGCAGCGAAGAAGCGCCGGGTAACCCTGGAGCGCGCGTCCGGATACCGCGGTCAGCGCTCCAGGCTCTACCGCAAGGCGAAGGAGCAGGTCACCCACTCCTTCGTTTACAGCTACCGCGACCGTCGCGCTCGCAAGGGCGACTTTCGCCGGCTGTGGATCCAGCGCATCAACGCCGCATCTCGGGCGCACGGCCTGACGTACAACCGGTTCATCCAGGGCCTGCGCGAGGCGGGCGTCGAGGTCGACCGGAAGAACCTCGCCGAGCTCGCCGTCAACGAGCCGGCCGCGTTCGAGGCGCTCGTCGAGGTCGCCAAGCAGCACCTCCCGAGCGACGTCAACGCGAAGAAGGATGACGCGGCGGCCTGA
- a CDS encoding large ribosomal subunit protein bL35, with amino-acid sequence MPKMKPNSGIKKRVKVTGTGKLMHAHGRRRTHLQQKSGSGAARREDANQPISKADAPRVKKLLGK; translated from the coding sequence ATGCCCAAGATGAAGCCCAACTCGGGCATCAAGAAGCGCGTCAAGGTGACCGGCACCGGCAAGCTGATGCACGCGCACGGTCGCCGTCGTACGCACCTGCAGCAGAAGTCCGGCAGCGGCGCTGCCCGGCGTGAGGATGCGAACCAGCCCATCTCGAAGGCCGACGCGCCGCGCGTGAAGAAGCTCCTTGGCAAGTGA